From the Kitasatospora atroaurantiaca genome, the window GAAGGCATCTGAGCTCCAGCGGAGCCTGGCAGAGCACGGCCTGGTGATCTCGGCCGGGAAGATGTCCGGGCTGTGGTCCGGGCAGCCGGTCTCCCTGAAGCTGGAGGACCTCGATGTCATCTGCGTCGTTCTCGACTGCGAAATCGGGGACCTGCTGATCCCCGAACCAGCGAAGGTCCAATCCCCCGGGCAGCAGGAGACGGCTCGAGCGGCGGTCGGAGCCAGCACCACCGCCCCGACAGTGGTGCCCAAGCGCCGCGACGGCCGTTCCCTCCCGCCGGTCTGACGCCGGCATCGCCGCGGTGGGCAAGATCAGCGATGACAAGCCGGCAGCCTCCTGCGCGGGCTGCTTCGCTTGGGGACAACTGCCCGGCCGGTACTGCCGAGGTTGCTACACCTACGGCCAACAGCATGCCGTCGGACGGTGCTCGGGTTGCCGACGCGAGGTTCCCGTTGACGACAAGCACGGCTACTGCCGCCTCTGCCGGGCTCAGGC encodes:
- a CDS encoding helix-turn-helix domain-containing protein, with protein sequence MKWNLRLTAANKGVWKASELQRSLAEHGLVISAGKMSGLWSGQPVSLKLEDLDVICVVLDCEIGDLLIPEPAKVQSPGQQETARAAVGASTTAPTVVPKRRDGRSLPPV